The region TGCAGTGTGCTTaacatcccccctccccccgggcCCCCCAGGAAGTTTCACCTTTATACCTTGCAGTACTTTATCTTCTGTTCTCATTTGACCtccttaaaatgtgtttttaaacccTAGTAAAGGCAGAAAATGTTAAGTTCTATGCAATATTTGGTACTCTGTATTAATGAGGGAATAAATGAAACTAGTTGTGCATGTCGCTTTACAAACAATTCTGGGAAAGGacaattaggaaaaaagaaagaaaatgtctagGGTGGGCACTGCAAACTGGACAAGTTCTTCCCAGGCAATATGGGAATCTCCTAACTAATCTGTCAGTGGTTATCAAACATTTGAATTACTTGACGTGTTCCGTAGACTGTTCATCCTTGCCCCCCCACCAAGGCCTGGAGATTTGGATTCAGTGGAAGTATGTAGGTTTTGATGGGTAGATAGATAAAATTAAAGATCTAATGGCCTTTGAAGTGTTTTTAGGAAACACTGCTTTTTAGCCATCTAGTCTAAAAAAAGGTGAGGGCctttattctctcatttttggTGTCTCTGTTTTCAGAGGAGGGAATTGTTCCAGGGAAGGGGCAAGTATTTTTAAGGTTAAGTaggtttaacaacaacaacaaaaagctgctGGATAAAGTCTCTGGAGCACATTTTAGGATTGGCAGGCCCAGGTTCTTGAAATCCAGGACTCtaaagcctctttccttcttgctTCTTTACCCAAATTATAAAACAGCAAAACTACAACTATAGGGAATTGTGTTGGTATCAAcatctgggggagggggtggtggtggattTACTATGGGTAACAGTGGCTTTTGTATTACCTTATTCTGACAGTATTGCTTAATATCTAGAATTTGGGCAAAATATTGACTTCAGTGTAGGCATCTGAAAGGAACAGCAAAGTGAGACAACAAGTGTGTGTAGATTAGAAATTACTTGAACTATGTCTGGATGAAAAATGTCACCTGCCATGTCTGTAATCAAAGGATGTGGCCATTaagccatcagccactgcagccaCCCTAGTCATcctgggattcaggatggagaaaaacaggatactggtcCTAGATAGTGAAAGTGTGTTATCAAGGAATGATGTCAGTCAGCCTGCTCTTCCAACTTTCCATACACATAATAAAGAACTGCTAAATTCattgaggttttttttctttagccgaaatttctgatgaatattcaacTACCTGGTTTGTTTTTGCAAAACTGCTATATATTCTGGTTCCTCCCTTATCTCCTCCAAACAGCCCCTCAGTGCTCGCTATTTGAAAGGCTGTCTCCCGGGCTTAGGAgagttacttgctcagttgtgtctgagcttttgccaccccgtgggctggagtctgccagcctcctctgcccatagcATTGCGCAAGaaagaataccggagcgggtagccattcccttctccaggggatcttcccaacccaggcaatcaaacccaggtctcctgccctgcaggcggattctttaccatctaaaccacgagggaagtccatcTACGGGGACTTTTGTTGTTGTCCACAACAAATTACTGAATAAAACACAATTAGTAACCCAGGTTGTGCATTTTTCAGTGGACACACGGAATCAAGATAACCAGGTGCACTGTAAGTTTTCTATTCATGCTGGGGCATGGAATCAAAATATCGCTTTTTAAAGTAACATTAAATTTGGTTTTTGAGCTCAAGAGTTGACCCACTCTTATCTGCTGTAAAGTAACTAATGCTCAACTCCAGCAGCCCCTCCCCCTAGTAGATTTACACTGACCACCCATCTCGCACGGTTTCACTGGAAAAGGTAAATTACTTGCATGAGTGAACGATTGATTACTCTAGCTAGTTCTGGACCGATCGACAAAACTTGGTCCTATCCGGAGTTCTTCCTCTTCCACCTAAGAGAAAGGCCAGTTCTTACTAGCAAAAGAATCGGCGGTACAAAAAAGTACCGTAACAGAcaacaaaaatgaagtaaaaagatGACAGCTTCTTCCCCTGAGAAGGTGGGTGGCTCTGAAAAGAACCTTTAGAACGTCAAGTGGCTGGGCGACTCGCGCGAGCGCCGCGTCCCGGCAGGGACTCACTTGGAGCTGGTGTACTTGGTGACCGCCTTGGTGCCCTCGGACACGGCGTGCTTCGCCAGCTCGCCGGGCAGCAGCAGCCGCACGGCCGTCTGGATCTCCCGGGACGTGATGGTCGAGCGCTTGTTGTAATGCGCCAAGCGCGACGCTTCGCCCGCGATGCGCTCGAAGATGTCGTTGACAAACGAGTTCATGATGCCCATGGCCTTGGACGAGATGCCGGTGTCCGGGTGCACCTGCTTCAGCACCTTGTACACGTAGATGGAATAGCTCTCCTTGCGGCTGCGCTTGCGCTTCTTTCCGTCCTTTTTCTGGGCTTTAGTGACGGCTTTCTTGGAGCCCTTTTTGGGCGCGGGGGCGGATTTTGCCGGCTCAGGCATCACGGCAAGCACAAGCTGCCGAACGTAGCGGGAACGCAGACAACAACAGGCAGCACTCGGGCTGGCCGGCAGCGACTCGGTACTTGTAGAGGCTGTAGGCAAATTAAGGTCCTGATCACGCCCCGTTGCGATTGGCGAGTTTTCAGTGGCTCTCTCGCGAGGGAGACGAGGTTATGTAAATGAGTGGATTCTGACTGCGCTATCCTATTGGTCACGAGGCCGAAGATGTGCCGTAGCCAATCAAAGCGCTTCGTAGACAATCGCCGTTCTGCCTATAAAAGGGTGAAGCGAGGCCGTGGAGGGCGACTTTGTCGGGCGTTTGGCGGGAGCATCGGTTAGTGGGTGGCGCTGTGATGTCTGGCCGTGGCAAGCAAGGCGGCAAGGCCCGTGCCAAGGCCAAGTCGCGCTCGTCCCGCGCAGGCTTGCAGTTCCCGGTAGGGCGGGTGCACCGTCTGCTGCGCAAGGGCAACTACGCTGAGCGCGTGGGGGCCGGCGCGCCCGTCTACATGGCGGCGGTCCTGGAGTACCTGACCGCCGAAATCCTGGAGCTGGCGGGCAATGCGGCGCGAGACAACAAGAAGACGCGCATCATCCCTCGTCACCTGCAGCTGGCCATCCGCAACGACGAGGAGCTGAACAAGCTGTTGGGCAAGGTCACCATCGCCCAGGGCGGCGTGTTGCCCAACATCCAGGCCGTGTTGCTCCCGAAGAAGACCGAGAGCCACCACAAGGCAAAGGGCAAGTGAGGCCGGTCTCCGGAAGCCCTACCTAGCGCTCCTGTAGAAGAGCGCATCTGTAAAATCAAAAGGCTCTTTTCAGAGCCACCCACGCTTTCAAATAAAGAGTTGTTAACAGTAACTTCTCGATTCCAACCTTGTCGGTAGTAAACGGGGAAGCCCAGCCTGGGCTGTGGTCGATCGTAAAACCTAGGGCTTAACCCAGGTGAACGTAGGAGACTTGAGCGCGCCACGGTCGCTTCAGTTCTAAGTGCTCCGCGACGGCTTGTATTTGGAGTCGGATGTCTAGTGCTTGACACCAGTTGTTCCCCAGGCCTTTGCCCAACTTGAGGTCTAAGTACC is a window of Muntiacus reevesi chromosome 1, mMunRee1.1, whole genome shotgun sequence DNA encoding:
- the LOC136162351 gene encoding histone H2B type 2-E — translated: MPEPAKSAPAPKKGSKKAVTKAQKKDGKKRKRSRKESYSIYVYKVLKQVHPDTGISSKAMGIMNSFVNDIFERIAGEASRLAHYNKRSTITSREIQTAVRLLLPGELAKHAVSEGTKAVTKYTSSK
- the LOC136162367 gene encoding histone H2A type 2-A, whose product is MSGRGKQGGKARAKAKSRSSRAGLQFPVGRVHRLLRKGNYAERVGAGAPVYMAAVLEYLTAEILELAGNAARDNKKTRIIPRHLQLAIRNDEELNKLLGKVTIAQGGVLPNIQAVLLPKKTESHHKAKGK